The following is a genomic window from Solanum lycopersicum chromosome 6, SLM_r2.1.
TATACAAAGATAAAAAGAGAATAGTTATATAATGATTTATGAATATGGGGATTTctagtttataaaaaaatagtgttgTCCTTATAAGTGGCTAGGGCATTATATCGAAGTGCGACACTTACTTTATCTACGTTGAAGTGAGAtatttatcttaaatatttattcacgtATGAATGATTATATTGAAATGGAACACATTTATTCATATCGACTTAACTATATCAAAGTGGGATGCTTATTTgctcataattaattaaattcaaggACTAATACAGCGATACTCAATCTAATTTAAGGTTAAATATGTTTGATCCAATAACCGTAAGGATGAAATTGCAATATACAGTAATTAAGGGAGTACGGGATAAAACTACTATTTTCCCGCCACTTTTTAACTCCTATTAAATTTAGTCACCAAACAAACCCTAGCAGCCCTAAGTTTCTTCCTAAGTCTCCGGCAGAGTCGCCGGGAAATAGACCGGAGAGAGCAGGGGGACGATGAGAGTATACAATTTTGGAGTCTAGAACTTGTGTCAACTTGTGCTTGTTAATTTACAGAGTcttaatatttcatatttttactgAAATGGATGTAGACGAGATTGAGGAAGAGGAGTTTGGATTCTCGAGAAACTATTTCCTTGCTAAAGAATTGGGCTCTTCTTCAAGGAAAAAATCTGCTCGGAAGCTTTCAGAAATCGATCTCGTTGACGAAGAGGTTTGTGTTTTGACTCTTATTATTGTTCAACTGTATGTACAGCTTGAGCTGATTGCGCCAACTGTTCGAACACTACATTCGTGTGCTGTAGTCTTTGGCATTAGTGGCCTGAGCATATGTATTGGTTATTGTGCTATGGTTTTTTTTGATAGACTGTCTTTTGATTGTTTGTTCTGTGATCGACTGTATAACCAAAAATTTTGACATCGAGCTATCTAATGTTTGCCAATTCTTTATGTTACAAAGACTCTTCTTTTATAGTATATAGCATAGTCACTTCCTGCAAAAAACTAGGAGAAAAAGAGTATCCCTTAAGAGAATACCTTTGCTAACCCAAATAGATTGGATGATTCATTCAAGTAATTGTTAACACTTGATGAAATATTTGAGAACATGCCCCGCTTATCCTATACACTATGTTTCAATCAATTCTACTACCGTGTGTAGACGTACAGTAGTgacattttcttcttttttgtcatCATGACACATAATATTTCAGATAAGCGTTAGGGCAGATTTGTGATTTTTGTTAACCGCCATTTCATGTTTATCAGTGTCCTAAGATGTTAGacaaaatttgtgatttttgtgATTAAGGAGAAAAGAAGGGCTGATTACTCATTGGATTTCCAATAAGTGCTTGAAGGTACATTTACCAAAGAGATGGACTACCTCATAATGTGGTCTGTGATCATTCAAATGATAAATCAATGGAAAAAGGCCATTGTACTATACCCTCAAAGATGAGGGTTTATGCACCATCTCCAAATCATACTATTTGTCCATGTTGTGCTCAAACATAAGAAAGAAGTCCATAAAAATTATTGTTGCATGCAGGAATTAAGAGAGGTGGCAGCTAGTATTGAGCCCAAACATGAGAAAGAAGTTAATGAGTTGATCAGTAGCTACCAAAGTTTATATTCAAAATGGCTTTTTGTGCTAAGGTCAGAGTCCTGATGTATCGGTTTACTCTATGCTATCcttttttaataagttttttttatttgcctTTTTTCCATTATCTATCAAATTTAAACCAGGAAGGTTTTCCttactaattttcttttaatttaatctGATAGGAGCGGCTTTGCACTTTTGATGTATGGATTTGGATCAAAGAAAGCTTTGATTGAAGATTTTGCCTCAAAATCTTTGACTGAGTACTCTGTCATAGTCGTCAACGGGTATCTCCAATCTATAAATCTTAAACAGGTATTCGTCTACTGTTTTCTTCCTTGTTTAATTATTGTGCTTTCTTGGTacctatattttaaaaatattgtgtaGAAAGTCTCAAAATCCTCTGTgcaaattttgtgaaaaatgatgTTATAGGCATGTATATCAGGTCTAGATAGCTTACTACATGAGCTGTGTTTGGTTTGGTTGCAAGCTTCCTACTTTAGTGCGTTACAGGCTCTCTGGCATGGATTTTTAATTTAGCGCTGACAATATTTTGAAGATTATTGTTATATGTTATAACAGTGCTAATGGCTTTAATAAGGGGCCTATGACTGAAGATTTCACATTGGCTTGCCCAATAAGATGGTTATGCCCAGACTTCACAATCCTAGAACAATTGAAATAGAATTCAAGTGGTTGAAAATAATTCCGAACGCTCCTTTTCTCTTGGTCTGATGGAGGCTATCAATGCTTGAAACATCAATAACTGTATACACAATTCATGTGATTCTTGGTGCATAGTCACTGGGACTTAATATGGCAATAGTAATTCCTTTTTCTTAAGTTCCTATGCTTGTTCATAATATCACTTGTTCATAATATCAACAATTACTGCAGCTCTGACCACTCCCTTATTGTGATATCATATGCCAAAGATCTCCATGGGAAGCACATTTGACATTACGCATGTTGCTGGTGCACAATCTTTCTGAGTAATACTAAGAGATCTGCTATTGTTGATTTATAATTTCAGGTGGTGATAACACTGGCTGAGCTCCTCTGGGATCAAGTAAAATTGCGACAAAAGACTACCTCAGGAAGTCTGTGTAAAAGCCAACAACCATTTAACACTAGATCCATGTCTGACCTTCTTACTTTTCTAGACAGTCCAGACCTAGAAGTCGAGGACTGTTTTGTTTGCATTCTTGTTCACAACATTGATGGTCCTGGATTACGTGATTCTGACAGCCAACAATGTGTTGCAAGCATTGCTGCTTGTTCTCATGTTCGTATGGTTGCTTCCATTGACCATGTCAACGCTCCTCTTTGTAAGAGCTCTCTGAACACCTGTGTGAGCGTTTATATAATTGGATACAGGAGTATTTGTGGAGATCTTTTCTCCGTGTGTTGCATGTACTAGTGCATTTTACTAATTTTACGTGTTTTAAGAGTTTTTAGGTGTAGTTACTTTTGCAAATTGCTGCTTGAATGTAAATATATATCACTTTAACTATACCATCTGATGCTGAAGTGTCAAATTCTAGTCATTTCCCTTAATAATGTAACTTGGGCTGGTGTTTGAACTCTTGTTTATTATTTGCATGTCACATTCAAAAAGGTCTTATATTTGCTTTATTGGCTGTCGTATATGCCAGTGTGGGACAAGAAGATGGTTCATACACAATTTGACTGGTACTGGTGCCATGTTCCTACTTTTGCTCCATACAAGGTTGAatcaatgttttttcctttcatCCTCGCCCATGGGGGCAGTGCACAAAGTGTGAAGACAGCTTCAATTGTCTTACAGAGTTTGACTCCGAATGCTCAAAATGTTTTTAAAGTTCTTGCTGAGCATCAATTGGCCCATCCTGATGAAGAAGGTAAGTGCTTTCATACTTTGCTTTCCCATTTCTATCTCCATTTCCATGCATGTTGATGCAATTAGGTCTATGCCTTTAGTCATACCTTAAAGCTGGACATGCTTCTTATTAGGTATGCCAATAAACAACCTGTACAGTACGTGCCGAGAACGGTTCTTGGTGAGCAGTCAAGTTACTTTGAATTCACATTTGACAGAATTTAAAGACCATGAGTTGATCAAAACCAAAAGAAATTCTGATGGTCAAGATTGCCTTTGTATTCCTCTCACAAATGAAGCCCTTCAGAAACTTATAGCAGATATCGTTTGATAGAGCTTCCAATACAAGAAGAGAAATCACTCAGCAGCAAATTTGAAGCAGCAGAGGCATGTTTAATTTAATGTATGACAAACTTCATGTATAAAAAAGTGCACATCTTTTCACTTGTGCATAGGAGTTGGCCTGATCCTCAGCTGGCTTTTACTCAACATGCTAGGATATCTATTAAATATGGTTAACTTATCAAGCATCTCACAGAGAGAGCAATATGACCGGAATGTATTCAGTTTGTGGCTTTGTTAGATCCTCATGTAATCTGCTTGGAATGTGTTGGTGTTTCTTAATGTATTTTAAGAAGATTACACAATTTAACTAATTAGTGATTATTATATTTCAGCTGTAACCCCAGGCAATGGAGCCACAATACTATGATGCAGAATCAATTTTTAAAGTGACTTCATACACAGGAGGAGGTATTAAGCAATAGTAGAAAATGTTTTTGACTTCAAAAGCTTACTGAGGTGTAGTGATAAAATGATACTGAAGTTTTATTTAAGTAAAATGACAGAGACTGTTTGGCAGCTACATCACATTAACGCAAATGGAATAAGACCTTTCCTACAGGGGATAgaggaagaaataaaaaaaaaaaaagaaagtctcAAAACTACAATAAATTTATCTTCCGTATATTCCAGGCACTGTTTCGGCGTCAAAACTTTCTTCAGTTCTTGAGCTCTCAATGGCATCTTTTCGTGCAGGATTATCTAGGCCAGTTTCCTCGTCAAATCGCTTGCTTCTTACAATGCCTTCATCAGCTACGTTCTTATCCACCTTATCCCGCCTGAAACGGAGtcaaatatgtaaaaatattcTGCTATTTGCAACTCGACTGTTAAGGGTCTCATCAGTGAACAAGAACAAACTCTTTAATGTTCTACATTGTGATAACTAGACTAAATTGATAATCAACAGAAACCATCCAAATCCAAGTTAGGATTAAGTGCAGAACAGGCATGTTGGAGGAGAGTTATCACGGATAAGTACGAAGTACAGGTTTTGGGTGGATGACAGAAAATCTCTCAAGGGTAGCTTTATGGAGGAGTATTGTGGAAGGAGTTCTACCAAGATGTTAAAACATTTAGAGAGAGTGATGGCACCATAATCAGCTTCTGGAAGCAAAAGGGTAATCCCACATGGTGAAGCATTCCAAGGCCACTGTC
Proteins encoded in this region:
- the LOC101247031 gene encoding origin of replication complex subunit 2, whose translation is MDVDEIEEEEFGFSRNYFLAKELGSSSRKKSARKLSEIDLVDEEELREVAASIEPKHEKEVNELISSYQSLYSKWLFVLRSGFALLMYGFGSKKALIEDFASKSLTEYSVIVVNGYLQSINLKQVVITLAELLWDQVKLRQKTTSGSLCKSQQPFNTRSMSDLLTFLDSPDLEVEDCFVCILVHNIDGPGLRDSDSQQCVASIAACSHVRMVASIDHVNAPLLWDKKMVHTQFDWYWCHVPTFAPYKVESMFFPFILAHGGSAQSVKTASIVLQSLTPNAQNVFKVLAEHQLAHPDEEGMPINNLYSTCRERFLVSSQVTLNSHLTEFKDHELIKTKRNSDGQDCLCIPLTNEALQKLIADIV